The sequence below is a genomic window from Rissa tridactyla isolate bRisTri1 chromosome 20, bRisTri1.patW.cur.20221130, whole genome shotgun sequence.
CCCGAGGAGCAGCTCCAGCTTCTTAATTGCTCATGAGCCAATTATTTCTTGAGCTACCAACAAATTCCCTGCGCGAACAGGCACAGAATGCGACAAGCTCACGACAGATTCGCCCAGGCGACGTGAAGCCGGCCGTTGGCCCAAGTGAAAAACCGAATCTCCCTCAATATTTTATAACAATAGAAGTCGAGCGCGATGGATCGCTTCTGGTCTCGTAGAGCATTTCCCAAACCGCTACGGAGAGGGCTGGATTCCGGGGCGCAAAAAATCCCACCGATTTCAACCCCAAATTGAAATTAAACAGGAATTATCGAGGTATTCAAGGCAGCTTTGCCGTCTGCCAGGCGAAAGGCTCGCGAGGGGCAGCAAAACGCCTTAACAGAGCGCAGCGCTGGCGCGCACGCACCACGTGGAGCTGCCGCTTTACCGGCCCCGCTCTGAGACGTGGGCGCAGCAAAGGGGGCTGCGGGTGCGCTCCGGTCACGGTGGTCCCATGAGAGACCCCAAACTGGTCAGCACAGACACCCCAAATCCAcacggggctggaggaggggacagacGGGACTCAGCCCTTGCAGGAATCGCCACGCCAAAGGCTGGACGTTGAAGTGCCGCTGGTAcccccagttccaaccccccatgGACctccccagcccgctccccaccaccccatggCCCCCACAGCCCACCCCAATTCCCCCCACCGTCACCTTGGCCCAGACTCTCgaacctccccagccccaacaCCTCCTgcgccccccaaaacccccaaaccaccaccccccaccaGTAAACCCCCTATAGCTGCCGGCCTGGACCCCAACGCTCCCTCATTTGGCCCAGACctgcccagcaccccccagccaAGACTCCCCCCCCCGTCCTACCCGCACCTCAAATCTCTCACTCAGGACCCCCCACTAACCCTGGCTCAGTCTCCAAACCCCCACCCCCAGTAAAATCCCCCCCATACCTGCTGCCCTTGGACCCCCACGTTCCCTCATTTGGCCCAAACTTGCCCAGCCCCCTCAAccaagacacacacaccccccacccacctcaaacccccttccccagcccccctccccaccagcccccccccccccccaagccctaCCCACACCCCCCCTGTCATTCAGggccccccaccacccccagctcaGTCTCCAAACCCCCCACAAgtacccacctcccccccccaagtAAACCCCTCACGCCTGCTGCCCGGGACCCCCACGCTCCCTCATTTGGCCCAGACCTGTCCCTGTCATCgttgtccccccccccaactcaaacctctttccccagcccccctccccatcagtcacccccccagccctacccacacccccacctccctcagggcccgccccccccacccctggctcCGTCTCCAaatcccctccccagcccccaatTCCCCCCCACTCACCCCAAAACCCACTCCCTCCCCCCGCAACCTGTCTTCAATCCgctcctgccgccccccccccccactatcCCACCCCCACGGGAGGGCACCCTCCGGTCCCTCAGtgcccccccatcccatcccggttcaccaccactcccccccccccccccgccccggtgcagGCCTCCCCGCCCCCGGGGACTCACCACTCGGTTCCAGACGGCTCCCTGCTTGCTCTGCACGTCGGGGGTGAGGCGGATGTACTGGGTCATGACCATGGCGTTGCCCAGCAGGTCCCACAGCCCCGAGCTGGCCGAGCCCACACCTGCGGCCCACACGCACCGTCGGTACCGGGAGCCGGTACCGGACATCGTCCgccgtccccccctgccccacactcACCCTGGTACGGCTTGGAGAGCGAATGCTCCCGCTTGAGGTGCTCCTCCGTCTGCTCGGCCCGCGGCCCGCCCAGCCCCAGCGCCACGGCCAGCAGCGTCAGCCCGGCCCGCcaccggcccgccgccgccgccatcttccctgcaccgccccgccccgccccgcccgcccatTGGCCGCCCCTCCGTCCCGTTCCGCCCGCCGGTTGGCCGTGCCGCCTGTCTGTCAACGGGGAGGCGGGGCGCGCGCGGGCACGATGTAGTTCCGGCAGATTTAAAGGGTCCGCGCATGGATCTGGCGCGCACTTGCTCCGCTGTCGTCCCCCCGGTCCTAGTGCCACCCCGCCGGTCCTAGCGCCACCGCCGGTTCTAGGGTCGTCGTCTTCCCCCACAGGTCCTAGTGCCACCCCCAGTCCTagtgtgtcccccagccccagtgccccccccggtcctagtgccccccccccccccgggtcctAGTGTCGTCGTCTTGCTCCCCAGGTCCTagtgtgtcccccagccccagtgccccccccggGTCCTAGTGCCCCCCCGTCCTAATGTCgtcgtcctccccctccccggtcctagtgccccccctccccaggagcctAGTGCCCCGCCCCGGTCCTATCGTCGTCGTTTCCTCCCCCCCTAGGTCCTAGTGCCCCCCCCGGCCCTAGTGCCCCCCCGGTCCTAGTGTGTCCCCCAGCCCTAGTGCCCCCCCCAGGTCCTAGTGTCCTTTGCCCCCAGGTCTTAGTGCCCCCCCTCCAATAGGTCCTAGTGTGTCCGCCAGGTCCTCGTGCCTCCCCCAGGTCCTAGTGAGCGTCCCCTCCCCAGGTCCTCGTGCCCCACCAAGCCCTAGTAGTGAGTGGCCCCTCCCCAGGCCCTAGTGACCCCAGGTCCTAGTGCCCCCCTTCCACGGTTTTAGTGTACCCCCCCCAGTGTGTCCCCGTCTCCCCCTCAAGGCGCGTATGCCCCTGGCCCCCCACGCATCCTCCTTCCGCGGGGGGCACCGAACCGACACCCCCACTCCCGTTACACCCCCTCACCCCTCTCCgcgtctcccccaccccccttcgCAGCCCCCCCCCTATCTGCGGTCCCCACCCTTCCATTGCCCCGACGCCATGGCCCCCTTAAGGCGcgccggcgggacgggacggggccggggggggggggggtgacgtcgtgtgtgtgtgtgtgtgtcccctcccgTCCCGCCCTCCCCGAGGGCGTGGCGCGGCGCGTGACGCTGCCGCGAGCGCGGCGGCCCCGCGAGACACCAACATGgcgccgggcggcgggcggcggcggcgcggctgggccggggggggcggcggcggcggcgccccctcctcctcctcctcctcctcctcctcctcctcttcctcgtcgTTGTCGCTGTCGCTGTCGTCTCCcccccccgctgctgccgccgctgctgctgctgctggcgctgcccGGCGGCGGTGCGGCGGTGCCGGCGGGGGACAGCATGATCCTGGGGATGCGGCTGGAGGAGAGCACGaagccggcggcgggggctccggCCCGCGGGCCCATCCAGGTGACGGAGGGCAGCGAGGTGCTGCTGCGCCTCTACGGCTTGGGGCTGGGCCCCGGCACCAGCGAGCGGGTGGCCTTCGCCGAGTTGCGGCCGGCTACCTCCAACAACGCTTCGGTGGCCAACGGCACCTGCCCCGAGCGCTCGCAGGACCTGCTGGTCCAACCCGGCTTGGCCGAGGCCCGCGACACCTCGGCCCTGCTGAGGGTCCGAGTCCAACCCCTGCGCAAAGACGAACAGGCCAAAACCTACGTCCTCTGCACCCAACGCCAGCCCGGCCAGCCCTGGGTGCCCCACCAAGGCGCCGACGGGCAGATCGTGGTGTTGGAGGAGAAGAAGTCGCTGCTGCCCCTCTGGCTGCAGGTGATCCTCATCGCCGGGCTGCTGGTGCTGTCGGGGATGTTCAGCGGGCTCAACCTGGGCCTGATGGCGCTGGATCCCATGGAGCTGCGCATCGTCCAGAACTGCGGCACCGAGAAGGAGAAACGTTACGCCCGGAAGATCGAGCCCATCCGACGGAAAGGCAACtacctgctctgctccctcctgctggggAACGTGCTGGTGAACACCACCCTCACCATCCTCCTCGATGACCTCATCGGCTCCGGCATCGGCGCCGTCGTGGCTTCCACCATTGGCATCGTCATCTTCGGGGAGATCGTGCCCCAGGCTCTCTGCTCCCGCCACGGCCTGGCCGTGGGCGCCAACACCATCGTGGTCACCAAGTTCTTCATGCTGGTGACGTTCCCCCTCTCCTACCCCATCAGCAAGCTCCTGGACTGCATCCTGGGCCAGGAGATCGGCACCGTCTACAACCGGGAGAAGCTGGTGGAGATGCTGAAGGTGACGGAACCCTACAACGACCTGGTGAGGGAAGAGCTCAACATGATCCAGGGGGCCCTGGAGCTGCGCACCAAGACGGTGGAGGACGTGATGACCCCGCTGCAGAACTGCTTCATGATCAACAGTGACGCCATCCTGGACTTCAACACCATGTCGGAGATCATGGAGAGCGGCTACACCCGCATCCCCGTCTACGAGGACGAGCGTTCCAACATCATGGACATCCTCTACGTCAAGGACCTGGCTTTCGTCGACCCCGACGACTGCACCCCCCTCAAAACCATCACCAAATTCTACAACCACCCCGTCCACGTCGTCTTCCACGACACCAAGCTGGACGCCATGCTGGAGGAGTTCAAAAAGGGTGAGAGGGTCCGGGGGGTGGCTGCTTTCTTCCCCTCGGAGGAGGAGTTTTGCCTTCCGGGGCTGGAATTGCccgtgctggggctgcctggggtcCCCGCGGTTCGGGTGGTGGCGATCCGGAGGGCACGGGGGCGCCTGCGGTGCCGGACACGGAACCGGGAGCAGCTGCTCGGTGCCCGCAACCACTCGGGCTTCCGGGGTTTGGTGCGTAACGGCGCTGCGCCGGAGAGGGAAACCCTCTGCTTTACCGCTGACGGAGCGCCCAGCCTCGGGAAACACTTTGGGAGTGTTTACTTGCTCCTTCTTTTTAATTATCGGCCGCGGAGGCCCTTGAAGAGCTGCTGGAAAATTGCTCCGGCTCCCTGGTTTGGGCACGGCTCCTTCCTCCGGGCCTTTCCCTGCCCGCGGGGGTGCCGGCCCCcatccccgctccgctccccgaaaccgagagctgggaggaggagcGGGATCCGGGCTGGCCGGAGGCTGATCGGGGAAAGCCGTCTTAGCTCCGAGGCAGGATTTTCCCACTCAGGGCTTTGCCAACGCGGGCAGGGGCCCCTCCTGTACATCCCACCCCCAGGCCCAGCTTCCCGCAGCTCCCGCCGGCTCAGGACCAGGCTGGGATGAAACGAAGAGCCCGGCTGTGCCGGGTGATGCCAGGCCAACCCTCCGCTGTGCGTCACCCCGCGCTCTCCTCTGGCTCCCCTTCCACCCGGCTGGGGCCGAGATTCGGGCACATCACGA
It includes:
- the CNNM4 gene encoding LOW QUALITY PROTEIN: metal transporter CNNM4 (The sequence of the model RefSeq protein was modified relative to this genomic sequence to represent the inferred CDS: deleted 1 base in 1 codon); this encodes MAPGGGRRRRGWAGGGGGGGAPSSSSSSSPPLLPPLLLLLALPGGGAAVPAGDSMILGMRLEESTKPAAGAPARGPIQVTEGSEVLLRLYGLGLGPGTSERVAFAELRPATSNNASVANGTCPERSQDLLVQPGLAEARDTSALLRVRVQPLRKDEQAKTYVLCTQRQPGQPWVPHQGADGQIVVLEEKKSLLPLWLQVILIAGLLVLSGMFSGLNLGLMALDPMELRIVQNCGTEKEKRYARKIEPIRRKGNYLLCSLLLGNVLVNTTLTILLDDLIGSGIGAVVASTIGIVIFGEIVPQALCSRHGLAVGANTIVVTKFFMLVTFPLSYPISKLLDCILGQEIGTVYNREKLVEMLKVTEPYNDLVREELNMIQGALELRTKTVEDVMTPLQNCFMINSDAILDFNTMSEIMESGYTRIPVYEDERSNIMDILYVKDLAFVDPDDCTPLKTITKFYNHPVHVVFHDTKLDAMLEEFKKGKSHLAIVQKVNNEGEGDPFYEVLGLVTLEDVIEEIIKSEILDESDTYTDNRTRKRVGTQKNKRDFSAFKDPVNELKVKVSPQLLLAAHRFLSTEVTLFTPNFISEKILLRLLKYSDVIQELKFDDENKKSPRHFLYCKNKAADYFILILQGKVEVEAGKECMKFEAGAFSYYGVMAISPPPVSEIRSPSHVSGLNRSASLSYHERSDSVSSPVSGSNNQLNASAGAQYVADFSVRALTDLQFVKITRQEYQNGLMASRMDSCPQSPDSNAPKADTGLPEKPEPSAPADETTSLLNERNCLSRRSNHSPLEKLHLTPAPPARAGRTSRAPF